The following proteins are co-located in the Micromonospora viridifaciens genome:
- a CDS encoding NAD(P)H-binding protein, with protein sequence MRIAVTGGTGRVGGQVVQLLAAEGRHEVVSLSSRTAPYDDPAALRAALDGVDTLVFVSSDGEAARVVVHHHNVLDAAIQRGVRHVVLLSGLDVDLGSPFCYAFTNGHTERLLRASGLPYSIVRAGLFAEFFLGLIRQVGASTGADQTVALPAADGRVSLVARSDVARCLAALALREPTNAHHDVTGPESLAVEAIVSAVGYRYADAASADFAGALLRLGEEPWWTYAYTSMFEAIRQGRWAAVSDAVTELTGREPASLRDVLNDASAGSASGTT encoded by the coding sequence ATGAGGATCGCGGTCACCGGGGGCACCGGTCGGGTCGGCGGGCAGGTGGTGCAACTGCTGGCCGCCGAGGGTCGGCACGAGGTCGTCTCGCTGTCGAGCCGTACCGCGCCGTACGACGACCCCGCGGCGCTGCGCGCCGCGCTGGACGGGGTCGACACGCTGGTGTTCGTGTCCAGCGATGGCGAGGCCGCGCGGGTGGTCGTCCACCATCACAACGTCCTGGACGCCGCGATCCAGCGCGGGGTCCGGCACGTGGTGCTGCTCAGCGGCCTGGACGTGGACCTGGGCTCGCCGTTCTGCTACGCGTTCACCAACGGTCACACCGAGCGGCTGCTTCGCGCCTCCGGCCTCCCGTACTCCATCGTGCGCGCCGGCCTGTTCGCCGAGTTCTTCCTCGGCTTGATCCGGCAGGTCGGCGCGAGCACGGGCGCCGACCAGACCGTCGCGCTCCCGGCCGCCGACGGCCGCGTCTCCCTCGTCGCGCGCAGCGACGTGGCGCGTTGCCTGGCCGCCCTGGCCCTGCGCGAACCGACCAACGCGCACCACGACGTGACGGGGCCGGAGAGCCTCGCCGTCGAGGCGATCGTTTCGGCCGTCGGGTACCGGTACGCCGACGCCGCGTCGGCCGACTTCGCCGGCGCGCTGCTGCGCCTCGGCGAGGAGCCGTGGTGGACCTACGCCTACACGAGCATGTTCGAAGCCATCCGCCAGGGCCGCTGGGCAGCGGTCTCCGACGCGGTGACCGAGCTGACCGGCCGCGAGCCGGCCTCCCTCCGGGACGTGCTCAACGATGCGAGCGCCGGTTCAGCGTCAGGAACGACCTGA
- a CDS encoding Na+/H+ antiporter subunit E — protein MTQPGPTPANRPLTRQDRRRNRIVAMTGLVAVWMLLWGTLSWANLISGVLVAVVLLAVFPLPPVTFAGRIRPLPMARFWLRFTRDLVAASIHIAWLALRPRHTPRGAIIAVPLRVNTDLNLTLTAEALSLVPGSLIIEADRTTGTLYVHVIGVRTIEEVERFRQGVFELEARIVAAIGSPDEVRRLTSADPAGPSRPVDTEGAPT, from the coding sequence ATGACCCAGCCCGGCCCCACCCCTGCCAACCGGCCGCTGACCCGCCAGGACCGGCGCCGCAACCGGATCGTCGCCATGACCGGCCTGGTCGCCGTCTGGATGCTGCTGTGGGGCACCCTCAGCTGGGCGAACCTGATCAGCGGAGTGCTGGTCGCCGTGGTGCTGCTGGCGGTGTTCCCGCTGCCCCCGGTGACCTTCGCCGGGCGCATCCGTCCGCTGCCGATGGCGCGGTTCTGGCTGCGGTTCACCCGGGACCTCGTGGCGGCCTCGATCCACATCGCCTGGCTGGCGCTGCGGCCCCGGCACACCCCACGCGGCGCGATCATCGCCGTGCCGCTGCGGGTCAACACCGACCTCAACCTCACCCTCACCGCCGAGGCGCTGTCCCTGGTCCCCGGCAGCCTCATCATCGAGGCCGACCGGACGACCGGCACCCTCTACGTCCACGTCATCGGCGTGCGCACCATCGAGGAGGTGGAGCGGTTCCGGCAAGGCGTGTTCGAACTCGAAGCCCGGATCGTGGCCGCGATCGGCTCGCCCGACGAGGTGCGCCGCCTGACATCCGCCGACCCCGCCGGCCCGTCACGGCCGGTCGATACAGAAGGGGCACCGACATGA
- a CDS encoding VOC family protein, protein MAGTPCRGRSTRCSAPFDPPEAKPVDRRPEKYRFDAELLPLECGESGDQTGQESRSTGHAAARSMIGMTSIKFVTLEVPDATVADAFYTAFGVGEHVRVLPSEAPTSGFRGYILSLVVSQPSTVDGFIGAALDGGASVLKPVKKSFWGYGGVVQAPDGAIWKVATSSKKDTGPATRQIDDIVLLLGVADVKASKQFYVDRGLAVAKSFGSKYVEFATPESSVKLALYGRRAAAKDAGVSPDGTGSHRIVIGSDTEPFTDPDGFAWAA, encoded by the coding sequence TTGGCCGGGACACCTTGCCGCGGCCGCTCGACGCGCTGCTCAGCGCCGTTTGACCCACCGGAGGCCAAGCCCGTCGATCGGCGGCCGGAAAAGTACCGCTTCGACGCGGAGCTGTTGCCGCTGGAGTGCGGCGAATCAGGTGACCAGACCGGTCAGGAATCAAGAAGCACGGGTCACGCGGCCGCTCGTAGCATGATCGGCATGACCTCGATCAAATTCGTCACCCTCGAAGTGCCCGACGCCACGGTCGCCGATGCCTTCTACACCGCCTTCGGTGTGGGCGAGCACGTGCGCGTACTCCCCTCGGAGGCACCGACGAGCGGCTTTCGTGGGTATATCCTCTCGCTCGTGGTGTCCCAGCCGAGCACGGTCGACGGCTTCATCGGCGCCGCGCTCGACGGCGGTGCCAGCGTGCTGAAGCCGGTAAAGAAGAGTTTCTGGGGCTACGGCGGCGTGGTGCAGGCCCCGGACGGGGCGATCTGGAAGGTCGCGACGTCGTCGAAGAAGGATACCGGTCCGGCCACCCGGCAGATCGACGACATCGTGCTGCTGCTCGGGGTCGCGGACGTGAAGGCGAGCAAGCAGTTCTACGTCGACCGCGGCCTGGCCGTGGCGAAGAGCTTCGGCAGCAAGTACGTCGAGTTCGCCACCCCGGAGTCGTCCGTCAAGCTGGCGCTCTACGGGCGGCGCGCCGCTGCCAAGGACGCCGGCGTCTCCCCGGACGGCACCGGATCGCACCGGATCGTCATCGGCAGCGACACCGAGCCCTTCACCGACCCGGACGGGTTCGCGTGGGCGGCATGA
- the mnhG gene encoding monovalent cation/H(+) antiporter subunit G produces the protein MSLDAVLDTVAAVCLLTGAMLCLAAGVALVRFPDLLFRLHAAAKPQVLGLLLVLLGCALRLRNGVDITTLVLIGVFQLATAPVAAHMVGRTAYPHHDIRRDLLLTDELAPDWERIDADRAAPSPTVPAQGG, from the coding sequence GTGAGCCTCGACGCCGTTCTCGACACCGTCGCCGCCGTCTGCCTGCTCACCGGAGCGATGCTCTGCCTCGCCGCCGGCGTCGCCCTGGTGCGCTTCCCCGACCTGCTCTTCCGGCTGCACGCGGCCGCCAAGCCGCAGGTGCTCGGCCTGCTCCTGGTCCTGCTCGGCTGCGCGCTGCGGCTGCGCAACGGGGTGGACATCACCACGCTCGTGCTCATCGGTGTCTTCCAACTCGCCACCGCCCCGGTCGCGGCCCACATGGTGGGCCGGACCGCGTACCCGCATCACGACATCCGGCGGGACCTGCTGCTCACCGACGAGCTCGCGCCCGACTGGGAGCGGATCGACGCCGACCGCGCGGCCCCTTCTCCAACGGTGCCGGCGCAGGGCGGTTAG
- a CDS encoding Na(+)/H(+) antiporter subunit C, with the protein MSPNLTYVLVIGVLFAAGVTLLLERSLTRVLMGVVLLGNGANLLILSGGRFGGPPIVGTTAEEDMADPLPQAMVLTAIVITLGMTAFLLALAYRSWHLNGHDEVQDDVEDRRIMELADRDEGPGTADDSTDGEPPQQSDDRPVAVTGDAGRAG; encoded by the coding sequence ATGAGCCCCAACCTGACCTACGTCCTCGTGATCGGCGTCCTGTTCGCCGCCGGGGTGACGCTGTTGCTGGAGCGCAGCCTGACCCGGGTGCTGATGGGCGTCGTCCTGCTCGGCAACGGCGCCAACCTGCTCATACTCAGCGGCGGCCGGTTCGGCGGCCCGCCGATCGTCGGCACCACGGCCGAGGAGGACATGGCCGACCCGCTGCCCCAGGCGATGGTGCTCACCGCGATCGTCATCACCCTCGGCATGACGGCGTTCCTGCTGGCCCTGGCCTACCGCAGCTGGCACCTCAACGGGCACGACGAGGTGCAGGACGACGTCGAGGACCGCCGCATCATGGAGCTGGCCGACCGGGACGAGGGCCCGGGCACCGCGGACGACTCCACCGACGGCGAGCCACCGCAGCAGTCCGACGATCGGCCGGTGGCCGTCACCGGCGACGCGGGGAGGGCCGGATGA
- a CDS encoding monovalent cation/H+ antiporter complex subunit F, which yields MTAVAVTVTVLLAIAGALTLVRIIRGPSILDRAVATDVLLAIVVAAIAMEAAYSRDATALPVLVVLAILGFVSSVSVARFAARKGDQ from the coding sequence ATGACCGCCGTCGCCGTGACCGTCACCGTCCTGCTCGCCATCGCCGGCGCGCTGACGCTCGTCCGCATCATCCGCGGGCCGTCCATCCTCGACCGGGCGGTCGCCACCGACGTCCTGCTCGCCATCGTCGTCGCCGCCATCGCCATGGAGGCGGCATACAGCCGCGACGCCACCGCGCTGCCGGTGCTCGTGGTGCTCGCCATCCTCGGGTTCGTCAGCTCGGTCAGCGTCGCCCGGTTCGCCGCTCGGAAAGGCGACCAGTGA
- a CDS encoding Na+/H+ antiporter subunit D, which yields MTWLVPLPVVMPLLGAALTLLFVGRPRAQRWVSLTVLSATVAVAAALLVRTSLDGPLVVAVGGWVAPLGIVLVADQLAALMLVVSAAVTLCVLVYSIGQGMADGNEETPLSVYHPTYLVLTAGVCNAFLAGDLFNLYVGFEILLVASYVLLTLGSTETRIRAGTTYVVVSLLSSLVFLIAIGLVYAATGTLNLAHLVDRLDALPDDVRLLLQSMLLLAFGIKAAVFPLSAWLPDSYPTAPAPVTAVFAGLLTKVGVYAIIRTETLLFPGGRSADLLMVAALLTMLVGILGAVAQSDIKRLLSFTLVSHMGYMLFGIGLTTAHGLSAAIFYVVHHITIQTTLFLAAGLVERRGGSTALDRLGGLARLSPLLAVLFFVPALNLAGIPPFSGFLGKLGLVQAGVADGGPLAWTLVAGGLLTSLLTLYAIARVWNLAFWRAPHADIPAADATVPNVSDSDEHAGTMLPRLMTASTAALVVFGLALTAVAGPLFNVSTDAADDLLRRTPYVEAVFPDGAP from the coding sequence ATGACCTGGCTGGTGCCCCTGCCCGTGGTGATGCCGCTGCTCGGCGCGGCTCTGACGCTGCTGTTCGTCGGCCGGCCCCGCGCCCAACGCTGGGTCAGCCTCACCGTTCTCTCCGCCACTGTCGCCGTGGCCGCAGCGCTCCTGGTCCGCACCTCACTGGACGGGCCGCTGGTCGTCGCGGTCGGCGGGTGGGTGGCGCCGCTGGGCATCGTGCTCGTCGCCGACCAACTCGCCGCGCTGATGCTCGTCGTCTCCGCCGCGGTCACCCTGTGCGTGCTGGTGTACTCCATCGGGCAGGGTATGGCCGACGGCAACGAGGAGACGCCACTGTCGGTCTACCACCCCACATACCTGGTGCTGACCGCCGGCGTGTGCAACGCCTTCCTGGCCGGGGACCTGTTCAACCTCTACGTCGGCTTCGAGATTTTGCTGGTCGCCAGCTACGTGCTGCTGACCCTGGGCAGCACCGAGACGCGGATCCGCGCCGGCACCACGTACGTCGTGGTCAGTCTGCTGTCGTCGCTGGTCTTCCTGATCGCGATCGGTCTGGTCTACGCCGCGACCGGCACCCTCAACCTGGCCCACCTCGTCGACCGGCTGGACGCGCTGCCGGACGATGTGCGCCTGCTGCTGCAGAGCATGCTGCTGCTCGCCTTCGGCATCAAGGCCGCGGTGTTCCCGCTGTCGGCCTGGCTGCCGGACAGCTACCCGACCGCGCCGGCCCCGGTCACCGCGGTCTTCGCCGGCCTGCTCACCAAAGTCGGCGTGTACGCGATCATCCGGACAGAGACGCTGCTGTTCCCCGGCGGCCGCAGCGCCGACCTGCTGATGGTGGCCGCGCTGCTAACCATGCTGGTCGGCATCCTCGGTGCGGTCGCCCAGTCGGACATCAAGCGGCTGCTGTCGTTCACGCTGGTCAGCCACATGGGCTACATGCTGTTCGGGATCGGCCTGACCACGGCACATGGGCTGTCCGCCGCGATCTTCTACGTGGTCCACCACATCACCATCCAGACCACGCTGTTCCTCGCCGCCGGTCTGGTCGAGCGGCGCGGCGGCAGCACCGCCCTGGACCGGCTCGGCGGGCTGGCCCGGCTGTCGCCACTGCTGGCCGTGCTGTTCTTCGTGCCCGCGCTCAACCTCGCCGGCATCCCGCCGTTCTCCGGGTTCCTCGGCAAGCTCGGTCTCGTGCAGGCCGGGGTCGCCGACGGCGGTCCCCTGGCCTGGACTCTGGTCGCGGGCGGGCTGCTCACCAGCCTGCTCACCCTCTACGCCATCGCCCGGGTGTGGAACCTGGCCTTCTGGCGCGCTCCGCACGCCGACATACCGGCGGCCGACGCCACCGTCCCGAACGTCTCTGACAGCGACGAGCACGCGGGCACCATGCTGCCCCGGCTGATGACCGCGTCAACCGCGGCCCTCGTGGTGTTCGGGCTGGCGCTGACCGCGGTGGCCGGTCCGCTCTTCAACGTCAGCACCGACGCCGCCGACGACCTGCTGCGCCGCACCCCGTACGTCGAGGCCGTGTTCCCGGACGGTGCCCCGTGA